The genomic window CGGGCTCCACCTTTAAGGCGGTGACCATCGCGCTGGGGCTGAAGTCCAAGACCATAGACACCGCCGATGTTTTTGACGGCGAACAGGGAAGTTATGCGGTGGGCGGACATAGAATCGGCGAGGCCGAGAGCCACAATAAATACGGGCCGATCACGGTCAGCCAGGCCCTGGCTTTTTCCAGCAACGTCTGCCTGGCCAAAATAGGGCTGGCTTTGGGCAAAGATAAACTGTATCAGGGAGCCCGGGCCTTTGGGTTCGGGTCCCGTACCGGAATAGAATGTCCGGGCGAGGCGCCTGGCCTTTTGGACAAGCCCGACGGCTGGCCGGTAATAAAACAGGCCAATATCAGTTTTGGCCAAGGCCTTGCGGTCAGCGCCCTGCAGCTGGTCATGGCTTACGGGGCCATCGCCAACGGTGGATACCTGTTAAGGCCCCGGCTGATAAAGGGGCTGGCTCCTTCCGGTCAATTAGTAGATGAGGCCTGCCGCCCCGATACCCTGCGCCGGGTGATCTCGGACCAGACCTCGGCCAAGGTGATTGCCATGCTGGAACGTTGCGTCAGCGAGGGAACCGGCCAGGCCGCCCAGATAGAAGGCTGGCGGGTGGCCGGCAAGACCGGCACCGCTCAAAAGAAGGAACAGGGTAAAAAAGGCTACGCCTCCGATAAATATGTGGCTTCGTTCATCGGGTTCGTCCCGGCCGAGGCGCCCCGCCTTTTAGTGGCGGTGATAATAGACGAACCGAAGGGGCGATTTTTCGGCAACGAAGTAGCGGCGCCGGTCTGCCGCAATGTAATGCAGAGGATCATCAGCCTGCCCAAAGGGTTAAGGCAGGACCTGCTGGCCGCCAGGTGATATGCAATTTCAGTTTTACGATAAAAAATCGTTAAATTGCTTCACTTGTCAAACAGTAGAAGATTTCAATGGCCATACGATGGCAGCAACAATTGTATTGATTCCCTATTGCATGGCCGCCGTATCATAAGTCTACCCAAGTCTGGCAGCGGTCTTCCCAAGTCCGCCTCAGGCGGATGTAAGTCTGGAAACGTAAAGTATAAGTCTGGAAATGCAAAGCATAAGTCTGGAAACGTAAAGTATAAGTCTGGAAATGCAAAGCATAAGTCTGGAAACGTAAAGTATAAGTCTGAAAATGCAAAGTATAAGTCTGGAAATGCAAAGTATAAGTCTGGAAATGCAAAGTATAAGTCTACCCAGGCAAAGTATAAGTCTGCTCAAGCAAAATATAAGGCTACTCAAGTCCGCCTCAGGCGGATATAATAATATCAGAAACAAAGAACGCGATGAAACAATTTAACCAACTGCTGAAAGCCATACCGGGAGAGACCATATCTCTTAGCAATCTCCCCCCCAGCCTTGAGATTTCGGGGCTGGGTTACGATTCCCGGAGCATCAAGCCGGGCGAATTGTTCTTTGCCATTTCCGGCTACAAGACCAACGGTCGGAAATACCTGGACCAGGCCCTGGCCCGCGGAGCATCGGGCATAGTGGCTGAAGGCGGTCAGGAATACGGCCAGGTTCCGGCGCTAAAAGTGAAAAATATCCGCCGGGCCATGGCCTTGATGGCGGCCGAGTTCTATGACCGGCCGGCCGACAAGATGACGCTTTTGGCCATTACCGGAACGGCCGGAAAGACCACCACCTCCTATCTGGCCCGTTCGGTCTTTGCCGCGGCCGGAAAAAAGGTGGGGCTTTTGGGAACCATCAACTACTGGGTAATGGATAAAAGCTATGCCGCCCCCAACACCACCCCGGAGTCGCTGGATCTGCAAAGGCTTTTGGCCGAAATGCTGGAGGCTGGAGCCGACACGGTCATCATGGAAGCCTCTTCTCACGGCATCGAGTTGGAACGGGTGGCCGGGATAGATTTTAAGGCAGCGGCCTTCACCAATTTCTCCCAGGATCATTTAGATTTCCACGGCAGCCTGGATGAATATTTAAAGGCCAAACTGCGTTTGTTTCAGGGCTTAAGCGACAGCTCCTGTTGCGTAGTAAATGTAGACGATCCGGCTTCAAAAAATATCATCGAATCCACCAGGGCGTCGCTTTTAACCTTCGGACTTTTGAAGCCGGCCCAGATCACAGCCCGTAATATTGAATCCAGTCTGCAGGGGACAAAATTCCAGCTTGTTACTCCGGAAGGAAACAGCGAGATCAGCCTGAGTCTGGCCGGCCAGCCCAATGTCTACAATGCTTTAACAGCTTGCGGGCTGGGTCTGGCCGGCGGCCTCAGCCTAAAAGCGGTCAAGGCCGGGCTGGAAGCTTTGCCTGAGGTTTCCGGTAGGTTCCAGCGGGTTTCGGCCGGGCAGGACTACGAAGTGGTGGTGGATTATGCTCATACTCCGCAGGAATTGGAAAGGGTTCTTATCACTGCCCGGCAACTGACCGAAGGAAGGCTGATCACGGTCTTCGGTTGCGGCGGTAACCGGGACCGGGGAAAAAGGCCTTTGATGGGAAAAGCGGTGGCCGGCCATTCGGACATCGTGATAGTCACTTCAGACAATCCCAGAACCGAAGACCCCGCCAGCATAATCAACGACATTCTGCCGGGACTGAAAGAAGGCAACTATCAGATAGTGGCTGACCGGCGGCAGGCCATATTCCAGGCGGTGGCCCAGGCCCAAAAAGGGGACCTGGTGATGATCGCCGGGAAAGGGCACGAAGACTACCAGATCATCGGCGCCGAAAAGATACATTTTGACGACCGGGAGGTGGCGTTGGAAGCCATTGAGTCGCGGACCCGGAGGCAGGGCTGATGGAACCAATGCTGCTGTCGCAAGTTGCCCAAGCGGTGGAAGGAAATCTTACCGGCCCCGACCGGAATGTTCTGGGGGTCAGCATCGACTCCCGTTCTTTGCAGCCGGGCCAGCTCTTCGTGGCCATCAAAGGGCCGAAATTTGACGGTCATGATTTTCTGATGGCGGCCCGCCGGAACGGGGCGGAGGCGGCACTGGTCTCGGCCCATAATTCGACAGACAAACACGGGACGGATGAATTTCCCCTGATCACAGTTCCCGATACCGCGGCGGCTTTACAGAAGCTGGCCGGATTTTACCGCCAAAAGTTTTCCCTGAAGATGACGGCTGTCACCGGCAGCAACGGCAAGACCACCACCAAGGAGATGACGGCCCGAGTTTTATCCCAAAAGTACCGGGTGCTCAAAAACCAGGGCAATTTAAACAACCAGTACGGCATACCACTGTCGCTCTTTAATGTAGAGGCGGAACACCAGGCGGCGGTGATGGAACTAGGGATGAGCGGTTTTGGGGAAATAGCTTCTTTATGCCGGATGGTGCTGCCGGAACTGGGGATCATCACCAATGCCGGCGAAGGGCACACCGAGTTCTTAAAGGACATCCGGAACGTGGTCCGGGCCAAGGCCGAGCTTTTGGAAGAGCTGCCGGCCTCCGGGACCGCCCTCATCAATTACGACGACGGAAATTTGAAAACCCATTCCGGAAAAACCAAAGCCAGGGTGCTGGGGTTCTCGATAGAATCCGGTTCCGATTACCGGGCCGATGACATTGAACTGACAGAACAGGGAATAAAATTTACCGTGAAAGGCGTCCGGTTCCACCTGCCGGTGCTGGGAAGGCACAATGTCTACAACGCTTTGGCGGCGGCGGCGGCCGGAGAGGTTTGGGGAGTAGATCTCAGGTCGGCGGCCCTGGTCCTGGCCGATTTTCATCCGGCCGCGATGCGGCTGGAGATGATAGAGGCCGGATCATTTAAAATCTTAAGCGATTGTTACAATGCCAATCCCCAGTCCATGCAGGCGGCCCTGGCGGTGCTGAAAAGCCTTCCGGCTAAAAGAAAAGTGGCCGTTTTGGGCGACATGAAAGAACTGGGGGCAATAGCTCCGGACCGGCACCGGCAGGTCGGCAGATTGGCGGCCGATGCGGCCAGCCTGGTGCTCACCGCCGGCCCGCTGGCGGCTGAAATTTACCAGGGAGCGAAAGAACAGGGGGGCGAGGCCCGCCATTTTGAGGATACGTCCAGCCTGTGCCAAAGCCTGCCAGGCCTGCTTCTGCCCGGGGATCTGATACTGGTCAAAGCCTCCCGCTCCATGCATTTTGAAGAAGCATTAGAAGCAATAAAGAGGATCTAAAAAGTGCTGTATTATCTGTTTTACCCCCTGGCCGAGCAGGTCCACCTGTTCAATCTGTTCCGTTACATCACCTTTCGTTCGGCCTCGGCCCTGGTGACGGCGCTTTTGATCTCCTTTCTGTTAGGTCCTTTGATCATCGGCTGGCTGAAGAAACTGAAAATAAAGGACACCGGAAGGGAAGATGTCCCGACCGAGCACCAAAACAAGGTCGGCACTCCCACCATGGGAGGCCTGATAATCCTGGCCGCTATAGTAATCCCGGTGCTTTTATGGGCCGACCTCTCCAACCGCTACATTCAGATATCGCTGGCGGCCACCATCGGCCTGGGGCTGATAGGCTTTTACGATGACTATCTGAAAGTGGTCAAAAAAAATCCCAAGGGGCTGGTGGGCCGGAAAAAACTATTGGGGCAGTTCGCGGCAGCCTTGCTGATCGCCGTATACCTTCGATTCTTTCCTCTCAATCCGGAATATGCCTCTAAAACCAGCCTGCTGTTCTTTAAAAATGTGTTCATAGACCTGGCCTGGTTCTACATTCCCTGCGTGACCCTGGTGATAGTGTTCACCTCCAATGCGGTGAACTTGACCGACGGATTGGACGGCCTAGCCATCGGGGTCTTCCTGTTCGCCGCCGCCGCCTATGCCATAATGTCGTATCTTACTGGGAATTTCAAGCTGGCCCAGTATCTTAATATTTTGTTCATGCGGGGATCAGGCGAACTGACGGTGCTCTGCGCTTCGATGGTGGGGGCGGCCATGGGGTTCTTATGGTACAACGCCCACCCGGCCGAGATCTTCATGGGGGACACCGGCTCGCTGGCCCTGGGCGGGGTGATAGGAACGGTCTCGGTCCTGATCAAGCAGGAGATCCTACTGGGCATCGTGGGCGGAGTGTTCGTGATGGAGGCTTTCTCGGTGATTTTCCAGGTAGCCTCGTTCAAGTCCACCGGGAAAAGAATCTTTAAAATGACTCCCATCCATTATCATTTCCAGAAGATAGGCTGGAGCGAACAGAAGATAGTGGTCCGGTTCTGGATCATAGCTTTCATCTGCGCCCTGGTGGCATTGAGTACTTTAAAAATCAGATAAACGAAAATCGTAACCATTCAGCCACAAAGACAAAGTCACCTACGCTTAAGCTTCGGCGTCCAGGGGCTCAAAGGGGATTTAGCCATTTATTCTATCAGCTTCTGTGTCCGGTTTCGATTAGACCTGGTTCTTCCAGTGAAATCGGCGGCCAATAACGATTCACAATTCACAATTCACGATTTGGCGGCCAATGGTGGTGGCAGAGGTAGTATTTCGGGTTATTTTTAGGTTTGAGTAAAAGAAATATTTTTCTTAGTGTCTTTGCCTTGTCTTAGCGGCACTTAAAAGTTCAACAAAATCACTAAAAGTAAAAAATTGAAACTGGAATTTAAAGATAAAACAGCGGCGGTGATCGGCGCCGGCAGAAGCGGAATAGCTGCGGCCCGTTTGTTAAAAAAGAGCGGGGTCGAAGTTTTGTTGTCCGAAGTAAAAT from candidate division TA06 bacterium includes these protein-coding regions:
- a CDS encoding penicillin-binding protein 2 yields the protein MMSHRTKTLAVFCFFIWALMAGRLVWLQAFKGGYYRSLALRQHRLRIGILPERGRIVDRQGRPLALSIDGRRSYPYGAVGGQMLGFLGKDGRGLEGLELYYDRELSGEAGWDTRQCDARGRVRPSLEYASKPARSGNCLQLTIDAEYQAIADEELKKAGDKFKAAWGAAVIADPATGEILGMASYPEFDPNHPELFNRQAMTFGAVAAQFEPGSTFKAVTIALGLKSKTIDTADVFDGEQGSYAVGGHRIGEAESHNKYGPITVSQALAFSSNVCLAKIGLALGKDKLYQGARAFGFGSRTGIECPGEAPGLLDKPDGWPVIKQANISFGQGLAVSALQLVMAYGAIANGGYLLRPRLIKGLAPSGQLVDEACRPDTLRRVISDQTSAKVIAMLERCVSEGTGQAAQIEGWRVAGKTGTAQKKEQGKKGYASDKYVASFIGFVPAEAPRLLVAVIIDEPKGRFFGNEVAAPVCRNVMQRIISLPKGLRQDLLAAR
- a CDS encoding UDP-N-acetylmuramoyl-L-alanyl-D-glutamate--2,6-diaminopimelate ligase → MKQFNQLLKAIPGETISLSNLPPSLEISGLGYDSRSIKPGELFFAISGYKTNGRKYLDQALARGASGIVAEGGQEYGQVPALKVKNIRRAMALMAAEFYDRPADKMTLLAITGTAGKTTTSYLARSVFAAAGKKVGLLGTINYWVMDKSYAAPNTTPESLDLQRLLAEMLEAGADTVIMEASSHGIELERVAGIDFKAAAFTNFSQDHLDFHGSLDEYLKAKLRLFQGLSDSSCCVVNVDDPASKNIIESTRASLLTFGLLKPAQITARNIESSLQGTKFQLVTPEGNSEISLSLAGQPNVYNALTACGLGLAGGLSLKAVKAGLEALPEVSGRFQRVSAGQDYEVVVDYAHTPQELERVLITARQLTEGRLITVFGCGGNRDRGKRPLMGKAVAGHSDIVIVTSDNPRTEDPASIINDILPGLKEGNYQIVADRRQAIFQAVAQAQKGDLVMIAGKGHEDYQIIGAEKIHFDDREVALEAIESRTRRQG
- a CDS encoding UDP-N-acetylmuramoyl-tripeptide--D-alanyl-D-alanine ligase yields the protein MEPMLLSQVAQAVEGNLTGPDRNVLGVSIDSRSLQPGQLFVAIKGPKFDGHDFLMAARRNGAEAALVSAHNSTDKHGTDEFPLITVPDTAAALQKLAGFYRQKFSLKMTAVTGSNGKTTTKEMTARVLSQKYRVLKNQGNLNNQYGIPLSLFNVEAEHQAAVMELGMSGFGEIASLCRMVLPELGIITNAGEGHTEFLKDIRNVVRAKAELLEELPASGTALINYDDGNLKTHSGKTKARVLGFSIESGSDYRADDIELTEQGIKFTVKGVRFHLPVLGRHNVYNALAAAAAGEVWGVDLRSAALVLADFHPAAMRLEMIEAGSFKILSDCYNANPQSMQAALAVLKSLPAKRKVAVLGDMKELGAIAPDRHRQVGRLAADAASLVLTAGPLAAEIYQGAKEQGGEARHFEDTSSLCQSLPGLLLPGDLILVKASRSMHFEEALEAIKRI
- a CDS encoding phospho-N-acetylmuramoyl-pentapeptide-transferase, with the translated sequence MLYYLFYPLAEQVHLFNLFRYITFRSASALVTALLISFLLGPLIIGWLKKLKIKDTGREDVPTEHQNKVGTPTMGGLIILAAIVIPVLLWADLSNRYIQISLAATIGLGLIGFYDDYLKVVKKNPKGLVGRKKLLGQFAAALLIAVYLRFFPLNPEYASKTSLLFFKNVFIDLAWFYIPCVTLVIVFTSNAVNLTDGLDGLAIGVFLFAAAAYAIMSYLTGNFKLAQYLNILFMRGSGELTVLCASMVGAAMGFLWYNAHPAEIFMGDTGSLALGGVIGTVSVLIKQEILLGIVGGVFVMEAFSVIFQVASFKSTGKRIFKMTPIHYHFQKIGWSEQKIVVRFWIIAFICALVALSTLKIR